CAAAATGACAATAGCGGGTTATCTTGCTGGCTATCACTGTATCCACTGTAAAGTTTAAGCGGCTTACCCAGCTCCTTTTCTAGCTGCACCACTTTTTCCGGCCCTAAACAACGCAGCGTCAGCACCCAGCCACCACGGCGACGCACCATGCGGCTACCGATCATGCGCACCTGATGAATAAAAGGTTCATCAGCATAGACTTGTTCAACCAAGCGCTGAGGAGAACCGGTAATCAACCATACTTCTGCCGTTTGGCTGCTTAAATACTGTTTCAAACGCCCCATGACAACCGGAAAAGGCACCACATCACGCTTAAACACCTGCACAAACTGGCGCTCAAGCGCATTCAAACGCGACTCTCGATGACCAAACGTGATGGCCCAAAGCAGCAGGCTTATTGGCCAGCGCGTTGCTCTTCCCTGAACGATCAAAGCGAAAGCAATCACCGGCAATAGAGGGATCACTAACAGCAGATTTTGTGGCATATGCCAAAGCATAAAGCGTAAAAAGCTGCCGAACATATCTTGCTGATGCAGAGTGCCATCAAGGTCAAAAAAGACCACGCATTGTGCTTTTGTCGCTGACTGGCTGTCGGTCAAAATGGCTCCTAGGGAAAGCAAAATTCCATCTTCTCGTTTAAATCGGGTCAATTCGTTGAAATGGGTCAACAGTGTTAACGGTACCCAGCATCCCATAAAGATACAACCACGTAGCTAAACTAACGCTAACGCGGGAGGGATAACCCGAGTGAAAAAATTGGTGTATGGCGCGTCAGGGAGTATAATCCTGCGCCCACGCGAGTATTTATCCGCCCCACATTGAGTGGTTTATTTGAAACCGCCCTGCAACGTTATGAGAGAGTTATGGCCCTACTGATCACAAAAAAATGTATCAACTGTGATATGTGCGAGCCGGAGTGCCCGAACCAAGCGATTTCCATGGGAATGGATATTTACGAGATTGATGCAGAGCGCTGCACCGAATGCGTAGGCCACTACGATGAACCGACCTGTATGAAAGTCTGTCCTATCGACAACACGATTATTCGCGACCCAGCTC
This is a stretch of genomic DNA from Hafnia alvei. It encodes these proteins:
- the yfhb gene encoding phosphatidylglycerophosphatase C; translation: MTDSQSATKAQCVVFFDLDGTLHQQDMFGSFLRFMLWHMPQNLLLVIPLLPVIAFALIVQGRATRWPISLLLWAITFGHRESRLNALERQFVQVFKRDVVPFPVVMGRLKQYLSSQTAEVWLITGSPQRLVEQVYADEPFIHQVRMIGSRMVRRRGGWVLTLRCLGPEKVVQLEKELGKPLKLYSGYSDSQQDNPLLSFCEHRFRVSPTGELQQLE
- a CDS encoding YfhL family 4Fe-4S dicluster ferredoxin; translation: MALLITKKCINCDMCEPECPNQAISMGMDIYEIDAERCTECVGHYDEPTCMKVCPIDNTIIRDPAHLESNEQLWDKFVVLHHADKI